The genomic stretch TCGACCTGACGCCCGTCGATTACGTCAGCAGCGCCATTGTGGCTTTGTCGATGCGCCCGGAGTCGATAGGCCAGACCTATCACCTCGTCAACCCGCAGTTCGTGCGCGCCGATGAGATGTGGAGCCACATGCGAGCCTTTGGGTATGGGCTGCGCGTCCTCCCCTATGACGAATGGCTCGCGCAGCTCGGCGCTGTGGCTTCGTCAGACAGCGAACTGGGGGATCTGCTCATGTTCCTTCAGCAAGTTCCGCCCGAGGACCGGGGCGTTGGAGGGCCGCGGATGGTGGTCTGCGACAGTGGCCACACGCTGAAGGCCCTGGAAGGAACAGGCACGTTTTGCCCATCGGTGGACGCCGCCTTGATTTCAACCTACCTCTCATCGCTCGTGCACCGCGGTTTCCTCAAAGCCCCCGAGATGAGGTGAATGCCCTAACACGGGGGGCAGTGCGCCCCCCGTGTTCCCTCCCTCTCTGCGGGCATCCCGTCCTCGGTGGTCCAGTGACGCACCTCCTCGCATCGTCAACTCGATCCAATCGTCGGACAACTGCTCTATAGGGGAAAGCACGGGCGTTGGTGTTGACATGACTATTCTGGGTCAAGGACCCAGGTGCCGTTATCCCAGCGCTTGAGTGTCATGGCCGCTCCGATTGCAGCCACTCCTACTTCCTTGGCCGCCGTTTCCAAGACCGCCCTGCATTCGTCCGTCCGGTGTCGAAGCAGGAATGCTGCCGCCATGGCGCGAACATCCGTCCGGGGGGCTTCAATAGCACCGCGAGGGCATCACGCCCGGCATTTCTTTCCGCGCGTAGTTCCTGCAAGTGCAGCGGTGTAATGCTTAGTATGTTTATTTACCGTCTGGGATAACCTTGACGGATGGCCTCAGTTTGAGCGGCCACGTTCTGAGCAAACATTTCGACCAATTCCTCCAACGTCATCGCAAAACCCCTTTCGTCACGTTTTCGATGGTCAGTAACCCAAACTCGCGTTGGGCCTCATAGGATTGCGTGCTCAACCGCTGATGTGCGGTCAATGTATATGAATGCGTGATGTCGTAGCGGATCGACGAGTAGATCGATCTGATGTGGGTGTGGATGTGTTTGTCCAACGAGATCGTCGCCCGGTGGACTGACTATTACGACAGCGAAGGCTCGGTCTATGCAGCCGTTCGTCCCGCCCCGAATCGCACCAACGATCCCGAACGCAATTGGGGCCTCGGGCGCGAGTAGGTCGCTCGTATCCGCGCCGCAGGCTGAGACCAAGGTCATCCGCTTCATCGTCTACGACGAACTCGGCCATGATGAAATCTGGAATCCCCACGGCAATGGGCTCGTCCATGGCGACGACGCGGGTTCCGTAACAAAAGATGAGGTTAGCTTGAGGGATTGAAAGAAAAACGGCGACCCCTGGAAGGCGGGCCGCCGTCGTTGACCTGCGGAGCTCACGGGCCTACTGGATGGTGGCGGCCAAGGTGATCGATACCTTCAACCTCCCGGTCATGCAGCCTGCGAGTCTGCGGGGTGTTTGCGGTCTTGGTACACGGGTACGAATTTCAGTGGATGGAGCTTGCGGTTCATCGGGGGATTGAGCAGATCGATCACTTGACCCTCGATGGCGCGCACGACGTCGAGCGGGGTCTCGGTCCTGAGCGGGATGATCCAGAACCACTCCCACTGGAGTTGCCAGTGCACTGGGTGCTCAGTAATCCGCCGGTACACGCCATGAGTAACACTTGGGCGGTGGGCGGAGCCCACATAACGCACGAGTTGGTCGAATCCACACGTGATGTAAATTCCAGTGGGCGCATGCATTTCGGCCACCTTCCAACCGGGAATTGCTTCACTGAGCGCCTCCCGGCCCCATCCGCGCGTAAGCCGAAACGACTGGAGATAGAGCTGTTGGTTCATGCTCGCCTCCGCGCTCCCTAGCTGACCTGCTCGTCGCCGCGCAGATGCTCGTCGGAGGACGTGATGACGCGGTTCGTCCTCTCGTGCTGGCGGATCCAACTCCGGAAGTTGTCAGCCACGTCCCTGAGGACATCTTCGATGTCGATTTCCTGGGGTCGGGGAACCCCATACCTCTCGGCGATGATGTCTCCGTGCTCGTCCTTGACCTTGACGATCTTATCCATCAACTCTTTCAGCTCACGCCCGTGCTTGGTGGCCTGCCGCACGAGTTCCATCATCTGGTCGATGGGCGGCAAATTCTTTGGGGGCACCGGAGCGCTCTGGGCCTCGTGGAAGGAGTGACGGATCCAGTCGTCGTTTACACGCTCGTAGTCACCGCCGGCGAGCTCTATGAAGTCCACTTGCTTCTCGCCGTTCTTCTCCACGAGGTGAACTCGGCGAGCGGCCCGGCTGATGTTTGAGGGCTCGTGGCGTCCGTCTACGATTACCTGGTAGAGCTGGTGGATGCCGCGCTCATCTCGCAGCATCCGCACGATGATGGCCGAAGGACCCCGCGTGTCCTGGGGCGTATCGCGCTGCAACGCTCGGGTGGCGGTCAGCCAGTAGGAGGCGAGGACGCCCAGCTCCAGGCGAGTCGCTCCCAATTCCTCGCTGCTCGGATTCGCGCGCAGTTCAGCGAGAGCTGCGTCCCTCAGCTCCGTGAGGCGCGCCTCTTCGAGCGCGCGGGGACTGATTTCCCACGAGGTGTTCTTGCGGACGCCCGGCAGCGTGAAGGTGCGCTGCACGGCCGAGCGCACGGCGTGGACGAGCAGGTCATTTCCTGGCCGTCGATACATGTGGCGGTAGGGACGCATGATCAACTCGGCGGCGAGCTTGATCTTGTCGTCCTTCGCCAGCCGCTTCTTCTCGCCGAGTCCGCGGACTGCCGCCGAAATCACCGCGTTGTTGCGTTCGTCATGGAAGACGCGCAGAAGCTTGGCTGCCCGCACATCGGGGTACACCGAGAACCCGTGGCGCTTGAGTTGGTCAGGCGGGATCATCCCCATGAGGTAGTTACGTTCGCTCTCGGTGATTCGCCCCGTGTCCAGCAGAAGGTCGAGAACCTTGTCCGCGATCTCGTCGATTTGCGACCCCTCGGGCCACCCCTTAGGGGGCGCAACGTGGATCTCGGCCAGGATCGCCCTTATCGCCTCGACGATGCTCGGCACCTCCTCCCCTGGCCGCACGGGCTCGATTGAGAGCAGAATCCTCGCTTGCGCGACCAGCGCACGGTGAGCTCGCCGCTCATCGAACGTTGTTTCTCCGAGGGGCCGGTTCTGAATGGCGGTGATTCGTCCGAGTTCAGCACGCCAGATGCGGGGGTCAGCGCGGGTCAGTCGGTAGACCACGTCAGCCGAGTCGAAGGACGTGAACTGGTGGCACCAGGACACGCGGGTTGCACCGTCCATCGCGGTGAGCGCGACGACCTTATCGGCGCCGTCCCGGTGGCGGATCTCGGTAAGCGCCACCGTCAGTGGTTCAAGGGCGCCATCAACCCCGATGTCCTCCCCGAGGGACGCATTCTGGTGTCGCAGGTGGGCAGCCGAATCTCGTAGGATCTCCTCTACGTGCTCGGGGCTATCACCAGTGAGGATGAGGGCAGTGTTGGTGCCATCCGCCTCCACCGTCAGGGTCTTGTTCTTCGCGCCTCCTCCCATTCCCGACACAGGGTAGGCCCGGCGTTCTCTCTCACGAGGGTTCACCGGGTTCACCGAGATCATCGGCGTGAACACGTCGGCGATGATGAACTTCGCGACGCCGCCGGGGAACCGTTTGATCAGGGGAGACTCGAGCTGTCGTCGTGCAGCGGTGGGGTCGACGAGAGCGCGACCGATGGCGGTCGCGTGCTCAGGCCGCATTTCATACTCGCGGACGAATCGCTCAGTGAGGTGGGCGCGCGAGGACTCCTTGGGCAGGGTGACCAGAGCGAGGGGTCGCTCGGTTTCGTGCTGGGTTGGGGTTTCCGTGGACATCTGCTCATCCCTCATCAATGAGAGCGCTCCTCTCCCAGAGAGGCGCTCAATTCATGATGGGGGCCAAGCCCTATGTCGCACATGGCCCCCCGCAGCGGACGGCACCAATGCCGACGTAGCCGCGGCGGCTTCGGACCGAGGAGCGAGGGATTGGCAGATCCAAAAAGAGCCCCATTACAGCCTGGGAGCTACGTTCTGGCGTGTGCCGCAAGAGAAGCACGGGCCCGATTGGGTCGGTGCTTCTCCCTCCCATCTCGAGGGAGACCGAAGAGCGCGGAGCGACCATAGCGGTCCCCGCTGGTGGGCACAAGTAGGGGGCGGTCGCGAGTCGGCTGAACATTGCCGGGGTTGATGGTCACTCACGGGCAATCGCATGAGGCGAACGCCCACCAAGTCTTGTACGCAATATGTACGTAACCGACTGAACGCCTGCGCCCCCGCCCGAACGATTCAGTCCCCGCCGAGGACCAACCCCAAAAGCCCGATTTCAGAGGGGAAGATGGCGGTAGGGCATGAGAATCGAACTCACCAGGGACCGCTCTCGCGGCCCCTCACCGGTTTTGAAGACCGGGCCGGCCACCAGATCCGGAGGCCCTACCATGCGCGATTAGTGCCGGGGCCTTCCCGCCGCGTCAACGCCGTCCGGCCCGCTCAGTCCAGCCCGCGTTCCCACAGGTCGTCCTCGTCCAGTCCCACCAGGTGGCCGACCTCGTGCATCACGGTGATGCCGATCTGCTCGATGAGTTCCTCGCGCGTCCGCGCGAAGCGCTCCAGGTTCTTCTGGTACAGCACGATGGCGGCGGGGAAGTGGTCATACGCGTTCGTCACGCTGCGCTCGCCCACCGGCGTCCCGCGGAACACCCCCAGGATGGATGGCGACAGGGGAGGGGACTGTGCCAGCAGGTCATCGTTCGATGGCAGGTCCTCCACCGAGATGGTGACGTTGTCCAGGTAGCCCTTCACGTGCTCGGGCAGGGCCTTCACCGCCGCCTCCAGCGCTTGGTCGAACTCCTCCTCCGCCAGCGCCACCGGCGGCGGAAACTCCTGAGGCAGCAGCGCCTGCGCCTTCGCGAAGCGCTTGCGCGACTCTCGCATGTCCCCGCGCCGCTCCGCGATCAGCCCCAGGTAGTGGTGGGCCCAGGCTTCCTCCGGCGCGTCCTCCAGCACCTCCTCGAAGGCCATGCGCGCCTCCTCGAACTGGCACAGCTCGAACAGCGAAATGCCCCGCTCCACGTGCGCATCCACTGACCGGGGCACGTGCACGAGCGCCGCGTCCAGGCTGACGAGCGCCCGCGTGCACTCGCCGAGCTGGTTCAGCCCCATCCCCTCCAGGAGCAGGAACTCGTACACCCCCTCCACATCGTCCCTGCGGTGCGCCAGCTTGCGCCCCCGGGCACACAGCTCCAGACCTTCCTCCACCGCCTCCCGGTCCTCGCCCATGCGGCAGATGAGGAAGTCCGCGGCACCCAGCAGGAACTCCAGGTCCTCGGGGTGGCTCTTCACGGCCTGGCGGTAGGCCCGCACGGCCTCCTCGAACTGTCCGAGTTCCACCAGGGCTGCGGCCCGGTAGTGCAGGGCCTCGGGCAGCTTCGGCGCCGCTTCCAGCAGCGTGTTCACCTGCGCCAGCGCCCGCTCGAACTCCTCCGCTTCGAACGCCGCCTCCACTGCCTTCAACCGCTCCTTCACGCCCTCCGGCTCCGCGCGCTTCTCCGTCCGCTTCACCATATGAAATGGCACATATGGGAGGCCCCCGGTGCGTTGTCAACGCACGCAGCGATGCTTACTTTCCTGCCTCACTGCCGCACCCACCCCATACCGCCGGTCCCGTGCACATTCTCGTCATCGATGATGATTCCTCGCTGTGTACCAGCCTCTCGTACTACCTCGAGCGGCATGGCTACACCGTTCACTCCGCGTCGGACGCCCTGCAGGCGCTCGATGTCATGGAGCGGCACCCCGTGGGAATGGTCATCACCGACTACCTCATGCCCCACCTGGACGGCATCCACTTCACCGAGATCGTGAAGGCGGACCCGCGCTTCCGGTCTATTCCGGTCCTGCTCATGACCGCCGTGGTGGATGGCTCCGTCACCGACAAGAGCCTGCGCAAAGGGGTGGCGCTGACCCTCCAGAAGCCGGTGGACATGGGGCAACTGCTGAACCTGGTGCGCTTCGCCGAGTAGCCCTGCGGCCCCCGCCGAGGCTTTCCGGAGGGCTTCCGGCCGTCCGCGCGAAGACATGCACCACCTTCCGTGTTGACAACCCCGGCTGGCCCCTTATTTTGGCGCTCGACATGGCCGAGTGCTAACGGCCAGCGAGTTCCCTTTTCCAATCATTCCAGGAGGTTGCGATGGCAGCGAAGGAGATTTTCTTCCACCAGTCCGCTCGTGAGGCCATTTTGCGCGGCGTTCGGATCCTGTCCGACGCGGTGGCTGTCACGCTCGGCCCCAAGGGCCGCAACGTGGTCATCGAGAAGAGCTTTGGCTCGCCCACCATCACCAAGGACGGCGTCACCGTCGCCAAGGAGATCGATCTCGAGAACAAGTTCGAGAACATGGGCGCGCAGATGGTGAAGGAGGTGGCCTCGAAGACCTCCGACAAGGCCGGCGACGGTACCACCACCGCCACGGTGCTCGCCCGCGCCATCTACGAGGAGGGCCTCAAGCTGGTGGCCGCCGGCCACAACCCGATGGACCTCAAGCGCGGCATCGACAAGGCCGTGGAGACCGTCGTGGCGGAGCTGAAGAAGCTCTCCAAGTCCACCACGGACAAGAAGGCCATTGCCCAGGTCGGCACCATCTCCGCCAACGGGGATGAGACCATCGGCCACATCATCGCGGACGCGATGGAGAAGGTCGGCAAGGAGGGCGTCATCACCGTCGAGGAGGCCAAGGGCCTGGAGACCACCCTCGACGTGGTGGAGGGCATGCAGTTCGACCGCGGCTACGTCTCCCCGTACTTCGTGACGAACCGCGAGCGCATGGAGACGGTGCTGGACGACCCCTACATCCTCATCAGCGAGAAGAAGGTCTCGTCGATGCAGGACATGATTCCCCTGCTGGAGCAGGTGGCGCGCTCGGGCAAGCCGCTGCTCATCATCGCCGAGGAAATCGAGGGCGAGGCGCTGGCCACCCTGGTGGTCAACAAGATCCGCGGCGTGCTCAACGTCTGCGCGGTGAAGGCCCCGGGCTTCGGTGACCGCCGCAAGGAGCTGCTCAAGGACATCGCCACCCTCACGGGCGGCATGGTGGTCAGCGAGGAGCTGGGCCACAAGTACGAGACCCTGTCGCTGAGCGACCTGGGCCGCGCCAAGCGCATCACGGTGGACAAGGACAACACCACCGTGGTGGACGGCGCCGGCAAGAAGGGTGAGATCGAAGGCCGCATCAAGCTCATCCGCGCGCAGATCGAGACCACCACCAGCGACTACGACCGCGAGAAGCTCCAGGAGCGGATGGCGAAGCTCGTGGGCGGCGTGGCCGTCATCAACGTGGGCGCGGCCACCGAGACCGAGATGAAGGAGAAGAAGGCCCGCGTGGAGGACGCTCTGCACGCGACCCGCGCGGCGGTGGAGGAGGGCATCGTCCCCGGCGGCGGTGTGGCCTACCTGCGCTGCCTGCCCGCCCTGGAGAAGCTGAAGCTGGGCGGCGAGCTGGACTTCGGCGTGGAGATCATCAAGAAGGCGCTGACCGAGCCCCTGCGGAAGATCTCCAGCAACGCGGGCCTCGAGGGCGCCGTGGTCATCAACAAGGTCAAGGACGGCACCGGCGCGTTCGGCTTCAACGCCCGCACCGAGGTGTACGAGGACCTGGAGAAGGCCGGCGTCATCGACCCGACCAAGGTGGAGCGCACCGCGCTGCAGAACGCGGCCTCCGTCGCCTCGCTGCTGCTGACCACCGAGGCCATGGTGGCCGAGCGCCCGAAGAAGAAGGCCAAGGGCGGCGGCGCCGGCGCCGGTGGCATGCCGGACTACGGCGGCGACGACATGGACTACTAGGCCCTCGGGCCTACGGGACGGCCGGTCACTCCGGCCGTCCTGGCAGCACGCGGCCCCGGTTCACCTCGCGAGAGGTGCCGGGGCCGTGGTGTTTCAGGCGGGGCCCATCTTCAAGGCGCGCGACAGCTCGCGGCTGAGCGCGGGCGGATCGAAGAGGAGCCGGGGCAGGCACCCGACGGCGCCCGCCCGGAGCGAGTCCAGCGTGGTCTCCATGGTGAGGTGCTCGACCATCACCACGAAGGGCGCTCCCTGGGCGAGTGCCTTGCCCAGCTCCAGCGCCTTGCGGCCGCTCGCGGGGGTGAAGTCCCAGCTCACCACCACGGCGAGCGGCGCATCCAGCGCAACGATCTCGGTCGTCTGGATGACGCGTGCCTCCAGCCCCATGCGGGCCAGCGCCTCGGTGATGGTGCGCGTGGAGGTGGGGTTGTCGTCGATGACGTCCACGCGCCGGGCGCTGACGGCGCGGGGCGGCACCGGCGCCGCCGAGAGCGCGGAGCGGAGCAGGGCGCGCACCTGGCGGATGTCGTCGAAGGGCTTGAGCAGGTAGTCCATCACCCCCAGCTCCAGCGCCTCCTGCGTGGTGCCCAGTGACGGGTAGCCCGTCATCAGGATGACGCGGGCGCCGGGGCACAGGGTGCGGGCCTGCTGGGCCAGGGCCAGCCCGGAGATGCCGGGCAGGTTCTTGTCGGTGACGATGAGGTCCACCGGCGTCTGCTTGAGGAGGGAGAGGCCCTCCTCGGCGGTGGAGGCCTCCAGCACCTCGCACTCCTTGCCCATCAGGTCCCGGAAGACCATGCGGATGATGGTCTCGTCGTCCACGATGAGCAGCCGCTTGCGCGCGGTGGGGGCGGCCTCGGCGGTGGCGGGGAAGGCGATCCGGAACACGGTGGCCGGCGGGGGCTGATCCGGCAGGACGTTCGGCGGGGCGATGTCGATCGTCGCGCGGTGCTCCTGGGCAATGCGCTTGCACACGGCCAGGCCCAGGCCGGTGCCGCGTTTGCTGTTGGAGACGTAGGGCTCGAAGATGCGCTCGCGCATGTCCGGGGGGATGCCGGGGCCCCAGTCCGCCACGTACAGGATGGGCGCGGGGCCCTCCTGGGTGACGAGCACCTTCACGCGCCCGCGGCCGGACATGGCGTCCCGGGCGTTGTTGAGCAGGTTGAGGGTGAGCTGCTCCAGGAGCCGGGCATTGCCCTGCACGGCGATGTTCTCCGGGGCGTCCACCTCCAGCGAGATGCGGGCCGAGTCCGGGTTGAGGGTGAAGAGCTTGGCGGCGGCCCAGATGGCGCTCGCGAGCACCATTCGCTGCTGGGGGGCGGGGCGGTCGCTCGACAGGCGCACGAAGTCAGAGATGATCTGCTCCATGCGCTCCACCTGCGCGAGCAGCAGCTTCAGCGGACCCATGGGGCCGTTCTCTTCCGCGAGCAGCTGGGCGTAGGCCTTCACGCCGAGCAGCGGCTGGCGCAGCTCGTGGAACACCTCGGCGGCGAGCTGGCTCGTACCGGGATCAGAACGTTGTAGGGCCGCCGCAGCGGCCCTCGCGGCCGACAGGTCCCCGACCTCCAGGGCTTGCAGGAGGTGGACGAGCGGGGCGGGAGTCTCCATGCCCCCGGAGCATGGCGGACCCTGTGTCAGTGTGCAACGCACCGCCGAAGGATTCCGGTGCCCCCCTCGAGGAGGCCCAGACCCACCGGGGTGCCCTTGTGGATCAGCCCCCCGCATCCGCGAGGCTTCGGAAAAATACCGCCCTATCACCCCAGGCGGCCTTACGAGGCAGTGGGGCCGTGGGAGGGAGGGCCCCGAGGGCTGCTAGCCCGCGGCCTTGCGCTCGGAGGGCGGCGCCTCGAGATCCTGCGCTGCCATGTAGACGACATTCCGGGGGCCGCGCTTGCCGCGGTACATGGCCCGGTCCGCCATGTCCAGGAGCGAGGCCTTGTCCCGGGCGTGCTCGGGGAAGCTGGCCACGCCCACGCACGTGGTGAGCGAGAGCGACAGCCCCTCGCGGTGCAGGAAGGGGTGGCTCTCCATGGTGCGCCGCACGCGCTCGGCGACCTTGAGGGCCCCGCCGGAGTCGCTGCTGCGCAGCAGCACCACGTACTCGTCCCCGCCGTAGCGCACGACGACGTCCCGCTCGCGCACGCAGCTCTTGAGCACCCGGCCCACTTCCACCAGCAGCTTGGAGCCCACCAGGTGGCCGTGGGTGTCGTTGACGGACTTGAAGTGATCCAAGTCCAGGAACAGCAGGCTGAAGCTGCTCTCGGTCTGCAGCGCGCTCTTCACCTCGCGGTCCAGCACGAGGTGCAGGTAGCGCATGTTGAAGAGGTGGGTGAGATCATCCATGTAGGCCAGATCCTCCACCTCGGAGAAGCGGCCCAGGTTGCGCAGCGCCAGGGCGTAGTGCCGCGAGAGGTAGCCGGCCACCTCGGCCACGTTCTCGGGCGGCGCCGAGGCGAAGAACAGGACGGCGTGGCCCAGCACCAGGTCGCCGTCGCTGGCGGGGAAGGCGAGCACGTGCGGGTAGTCGCACGGCAGCCCATCCAGGGCGCGCGGGGTGCGCACCCCCTGCAGCTGCGTGGTGAAGAGGGGCTCCAGCGTGGTGACGAGCTTCTCGTCCAGCCCGCTGCTGCCGTGCAGGCGCAGGGTGGAGCCCTCGTACATCATCAGGAGCACCGCGCTGGCGCCGGTCTGCCCGTCCAGGGCGTTGGCGGTCGTCTGGACGAGCCGCTCCCGGTCCAGCGTGGTGGCGATGCGCTGCCCCATCTCCAGCAGGGAGACGTACTGGCGCAGGGAGGCGTTCTCGTGCAGCAAGTCCCGGGTGGTGAGGGCCCGGCGCACCGCGTGCTGGAGCGCCTCGGGGGCCACGGGCTTGACGAGGTACTCGGCCGCGCCGCTCTTGATGGCGCGCACCGCGGGGTCCACCTTGTCCAGGCCGGTGATGACCACCACCTCGATGCCGGGGTAGCGCTCCTTGGTGTGGCGGAGCACTTCCATGCCGTCTCCGCCGGGGAGGATCAGATCCGTCACCACGGCGTCGAAGTGGGCGGAGGCGAGGGCCTCTTGGGCTTCCTGCAGACCACTCACGGCGGTGACGGAGTGCCCGGCCGCATTGAGGTAGTCACCATAGAGGGTCCGGGCCATCTTTTCGTCGTCGACGAGGAGGATGTGCGCCATTGAACGTGGCTTAGCACCAAACGGCACAGGGCTGCTAGCCTCCGGCCGTGGCTCCTTTTGAAAGCGGCCGGCGGTTGTGCTTGCTCGTGGAGGCGGGCGAGACGCGTTACGCCATCGAGGCGACCTCCGTCATGGAGGTGGCCCTTCCCGGGGAGGATGGCTCCAACCTGCGCGGGATGTGGGAGGTGACGGACCTGGCGGCCCTGCTGGGCGGCCCTCCCGAGAACGTTCCGGGCATGGTGGTGGTGCTCGATGTGAGCCCCACCCTGGCGGTGCGGGTGCGCTCCGTGGTGGAGGTGGCCGATGTGGCCCGGGCGCCTTTCTTCCTGTTGCCCCCAGGGCTGGGCGACACCCTGGCCCCCCTCAGCCGGGGTGCCGTGCTCCACAAGGACCGGCTCTACCTGGAGCTCATCCCGGAGGCGCTCCCCCAGGGGATGGCCCCCTTGCTCCAGACGCTCCAGCGGCCCATCCACCTTGCCCAGACGCCTCCCGAGCGGGCGCTCGTCTTCGAGTCACAGGGGCGGCTGTTCGGCCTGCCCCTGTCGCTGGTCTCCCAGGTGCTGGCGCGAGGGGAGTCCTTCAGCATGCTGCCGGCGCGCAGTGGCCCCGTGGCCGGAATTTTCCCCCATGCGCAGATCCTCTGGCCGGTCTTCTCGGCGCCCGCGCTGCTCGGCGAGCGCGCCGAGGCCGAGCCCTTCTTCGTGCTGACGGAGCCCGCGGGCCACAATGTCGGGTTGTGCGCGAACCGGGTGCTGGGCGTGCTTCAGCGCTTCGAAGCCACCGAGGCCCATGGTGAGTTCACGGCCCCCGGATTGACGGGTCCTGCGCTCTTCCTGGATCTGCCGCGCATGTTTTCTTGATCGGCCGGGAGCGCGAATCCTAAGCTGCCCCGATTGACGGCAGGGTGTATTACGTTTCCAGACGTCCCTGTTTCCTCAACGAATTCTGGGGGTTGATACCCCCGAGGCCCGACACAGATGCCCAAGAACCTGCTGGTCGCCGATGACTCCCTCACCATCCGCAAGGTCATCGGCATGATCTTCGCGACCGAGGACTTCCAGGTGACCGCAGTGGACAACGGGTTGGATGCACTCGCCCGGTCCCGTGAACTGCGCCCGGATGTCGTGCTTGCCGACGTGATGATGCCCGGCAAGAGCGGCTACGAGGTCTGCGAGGCGATCAAGAACGATCCCGCCACGCAGCACATCCC from Stigmatella aurantiaca encodes the following:
- a CDS encoding metallopeptidase family protein, with translation MVKRTEKRAEPEGVKERLKAVEAAFEAEEFERALAQVNTLLEAAPKLPEALHYRAAALVELGQFEEAVRAYRQAVKSHPEDLEFLLGAADFLICRMGEDREAVEEGLELCARGRKLAHRRDDVEGVYEFLLLEGMGLNQLGECTRALVSLDAALVHVPRSVDAHVERGISLFELCQFEEARMAFEEVLEDAPEEAWAHHYLGLIAERRGDMRESRKRFAKAQALLPQEFPPPVALAEEEFDQALEAAVKALPEHVKGYLDNVTISVEDLPSNDDLLAQSPPLSPSILGVFRGTPVGERSVTNAYDHFPAAIVLYQKNLERFARTREELIEQIGITVMHEVGHLVGLDEDDLWERGLD
- a CDS encoding response regulator; the encoded protein is MHILVIDDDSSLCTSLSYYLERHGYTVHSASDALQALDVMERHPVGMVITDYLMPHLDGIHFTEIVKADPRFRSIPVLLMTAVVDGSVTDKSLRKGVALTLQKPVDMGQLLNLVRFAE
- the groL gene encoding chaperonin GroEL (60 kDa chaperone family; promotes refolding of misfolded polypeptides especially under stressful conditions; forms two stacked rings of heptamers to form a barrel-shaped 14mer; ends can be capped by GroES; misfolded proteins enter the barrel where they are refolded when GroES binds); translation: MAAKEIFFHQSAREAILRGVRILSDAVAVTLGPKGRNVVIEKSFGSPTITKDGVTVAKEIDLENKFENMGAQMVKEVASKTSDKAGDGTTTATVLARAIYEEGLKLVAAGHNPMDLKRGIDKAVETVVAELKKLSKSTTDKKAIAQVGTISANGDETIGHIIADAMEKVGKEGVITVEEAKGLETTLDVVEGMQFDRGYVSPYFVTNRERMETVLDDPYILISEKKVSSMQDMIPLLEQVARSGKPLLIIAEEIEGEALATLVVNKIRGVLNVCAVKAPGFGDRRKELLKDIATLTGGMVVSEELGHKYETLSLSDLGRAKRITVDKDNTTVVDGAGKKGEIEGRIKLIRAQIETTTSDYDREKLQERMAKLVGGVAVINVGAATETEMKEKKARVEDALHATRAAVEEGIVPGGGVAYLRCLPALEKLKLGGELDFGVEIIKKALTEPLRKISSNAGLEGAVVINKVKDGTGAFGFNARTEVYEDLEKAGVIDPTKVERTALQNAASVASLLLTTEAMVAERPKKKAKGGGAGAGGMPDYGGDDMDY
- the sinK gene encoding hybrid histidine protein kinase/response regulator SinK — translated: METPAPLVHLLQALEVGDLSAARAAAAALQRSDPGTSQLAAEVFHELRQPLLGVKAYAQLLAEENGPMGPLKLLLAQVERMEQIISDFVRLSSDRPAPQQRMVLASAIWAAAKLFTLNPDSARISLEVDAPENIAVQGNARLLEQLTLNLLNNARDAMSGRGRVKVLVTQEGPAPILYVADWGPGIPPDMRERIFEPYVSNSKRGTGLGLAVCKRIAQEHRATIDIAPPNVLPDQPPPATVFRIAFPATAEAAPTARKRLLIVDDETIIRMVFRDLMGKECEVLEASTAEEGLSLLKQTPVDLIVTDKNLPGISGLALAQQARTLCPGARVILMTGYPSLGTTQEALELGVMDYLLKPFDDIRQVRALLRSALSAAPVPPRAVSARRVDVIDDNPTSTRTITEALARMGLEARVIQTTEIVALDAPLAVVVSWDFTPASGRKALELGKALAQGAPFVVMVEHLTMETTLDSLRAGAVGCLPRLLFDPPALSRELSRALKMGPA
- a CDS encoding GGDEF domain-containing response regulator; the protein is MAHILLVDDEKMARTLYGDYLNAAGHSVTAVSGLQEAQEALASAHFDAVVTDLILPGGDGMEVLRHTKERYPGIEVVVITGLDKVDPAVRAIKSGAAEYLVKPVAPEALQHAVRRALTTRDLLHENASLRQYVSLLEMGQRIATTLDRERLVQTTANALDGQTGASAVLLMMYEGSTLRLHGSSGLDEKLVTTLEPLFTTQLQGVRTPRALDGLPCDYPHVLAFPASDGDLVLGHAVLFFASAPPENVAEVAGYLSRHYALALRNLGRFSEVEDLAYMDDLTHLFNMRYLHLVLDREVKSALQTESSFSLLFLDLDHFKSVNDTHGHLVGSKLLVEVGRVLKSCVRERDVVVRYGGDEYVVLLRSSDSGGALKVAERVRRTMESHPFLHREGLSLSLTTCVGVASFPEHARDKASLLDMADRAMYRGKRGPRNVVYMAAQDLEAPPSERKAAG
- a CDS encoding chemotaxis protein CheW encodes the protein MAPFESGRRLCLLVEAGETRYAIEATSVMEVALPGEDGSNLRGMWEVTDLAALLGGPPENVPGMVVVLDVSPTLAVRVRSVVEVADVARAPFFLLPPGLGDTLAPLSRGAVLHKDRLYLELIPEALPQGMAPLLQTLQRPIHLAQTPPERALVFESQGRLFGLPLSLVSQVLARGESFSMLPARSGPVAGIFPHAQILWPVFSAPALLGERAEAEPFFVLTEPAGHNVGLCANRVLGVLQRFEATEAHGEFTAPGLTGPALFLDLPRMFS